In Ktedonobacteraceae bacterium, the DNA window TCTAAATTTCCTATCCCTGCTGGCGTAATGAAACTCAATTAACCCTTTAACCGTGCTGTAAGTGAGCTTTTAGCGCGACGCTTTCGACGCTATGCATGAAAAGATGCTATTTCAGCGTAGAGCGTACAAATATAGAGAGAATATCCTCTCTCCATAACAGGAATGAGAGGGGAAAAGAAGCGAGGTGTACCATGAAAACAATGGACGTGCAACAACTCAACGGCAACGACTTGAAGAGTAAAGCCAAAGATGTTGCGCAATCGAGCGTCAACGTGGTTCAAGACAAGGTACAATCAGCTGTATCAACTGCTCAGGATACGGCACAGACAGGGCTGTCAAAGGCCCAGGAAGCTGTTCTTCTGGCGTTAGAAGCGGCCCAGGATTTGTTGCAAAAGAATTCGACAGTCGCTACTAAGCAAATGACCAAAGCTCAGAAGAAGGCACAGAAGAAAGTGCAGGACGTGCAGGATTCTGTGCAGGACAAAGTCTCAACGGGCGCATCAATAGCGCAGGGCGCCTTACAAGTTGGGCTGAACGCGGCCCAGGGAATGCTCGCAGAGAATGTGAAAAGCGCGCAGAAGAATCTGAAGAAGGCCCAGAAAAATCTACAGAAAGCCCAGAAAAACGTGAAGCCGCTCGCATCCTCGGTTCAGGAGAATGTCCAGTCTGGATTATCACAGGCTCAGAGCGCGCTGCAATCAGTATCAGACACGGCACAGGATACACTGCAAAAGAGCGCGAAAAAGGCTGGGCAGGGCCTGAAGCAGATGCAGGATAGTTTAGGCGATACGCGAGACTCCATACAGAGCCAGGTCGCTCAGTTCCAGCGCAGGAGAAGGCGGGCTCGCACCCTCTTCCGTCTTGGTCTTGTCGCCGGCATTATCCTGGCGCTGCTCTTTACGCCCTGGCCCGGCGCGGAAAGCCGCCAGCAGATTATGGACCTCTGGCACAGATTTTTCCCGTCCCAGTAGTAGCGGTTAACTATTTCGGCTGTAGCAGATCAATAGCAATGGGCTTCCTCAAGAAAACCGCCTGGCAGCATTGAGGGAGCCCACTTCATGTATATCACGAAGCGCTCATAGACCTCTTCATATGCCCGATATCATTTAAGATGTAGAGTACGCGGTGTGTGCCTGCAACACGTACCACGGTAATTGACGTATTGGCGGCGGGAAAGAAGAAATCCTTCTCCAGGCCTAATACCTCGGCGGCATAGGCATTCACCACACCCCCGTGAGCGCAAATCAGCACGCGCTCGCCGATATGCTGATTTGCAATACCATCTATAGTATCAACCACTCGCTTGCGAAATGCTTGCGACGGCTCGCTGCCAGGAATCGCATCCCAATTGCCGCTTTCTCCAGCTATACGCACGATGTCTATTTGCCGCTCCTGCAACGCGGCATAAAGCGCGGCCAGGTCATTTCCATCTTTGGGTATGGGTCGTACTTCGCCCAGCCGGATTTCTTTCAGGTCTTCAACAACGATTGGCGTCAGATGCAACTGTTCGGCAAGAGGCGCCGCGGTTTCCAGGCAGCGCCGCAGAGGACTGCTGTAGATGGCATCGAAACGCGTGTTGCCCAGGCGCTCGGCTAATGCCCGTGCCTGCTCACGTCCTATGCGACTCAGAGGTAGATCATCATATACTCCACTGGGAATAATCTCTTCCGGTCCTGGAATAGCATCGGCGTGACGCACGATAAACAATTCGGCGGCATTAGCCTTCTGAAACAAAAAAGGGTCTTCCATAGATATGTTTGTTTCCTACGATTCTTTATGAGTCAACTGGCGGATGACAGACCGGGCAAGCGAGCGTTTATGCACTTCGTCAGGGCCATCAACGATATGCAGCGTGCGACCGTGCGCCCACATCGACGCCAGCGGGAAATCATCGCTGACTCCTGCACCGCCAAAGAGCTGAATAGCCCGGTCGACGACATCCGTATTGACCTGCGGGGCTACGATCTTAATCATTGCAATCTCGTTCTGAGCCGCCTTTTTGCCCAGGGTATCAATCATCCAGGCCGCCTTGAGCGTTAAGAGGCGCGCTTGCTCGATCTCCAGGTACGATTGCGCAATCCATTCCTGAATCATGCCCTGTTCGGCAAGCGGTTTGCCAAAAGCGACGCGCGTAGTAGCACGCTGGCACATCAACTCTAATGCCCGCTGCGAAACACCTATAGCACGCATACAATGATGAATGCGTCCCGGCCCCAGGCGTGCCTGCGCAATGGCAAAGCCGCTACCCTCTTCACCCAGCAGATTTGTCACCGGTACGCGCACGTTCTCAAAAGCGACTTCGCAGTGGCTTTCATTATCCACGTAGCCCATAACGGGCAGGTTTCGCACAACCGTCACACCGGGCGTATTTTTGGGCACCAGTACCATGCTCTGCTGCCTGTGCCTGTCCGGGTTATTTGGGTCGGTCTTGCCCATGACGATGAATATCTTGCAGCGTTCGCGGGCCGCGCCCGATGTCCACCACTTGCGACCATTCAACACGTATTCATCGCCTTCGCGTTGAATGGTAAGCTGGATGTTCGTGGCATCCGAACTGGCCACATCCGGTTCGGTCATAGCAAAGGCTGAGCGAATCTCGCCATCTAACAAGGGCATCAACCACTGTTGCTTCTGTTCCGGTGTCCCGAACTGGGCCAATATCTCCATATTGCCGGTATCAGGCGCGGCACAATTAAAGACTTCAGAAGCCCATCCAACCCGGCCCATGATCTCAGCAAGGGGCGCATATTCCAGGTTGGTCAGCCCGGCGCCATACTCCTTGTCCGGCAAAAAGAGGTTCCATAACCCCTCGGCCCTTGCCTTTGCTTTCAACTCATCGACGATTTCGGCATGATGATGAGGGTTACCGGAAGCAGCAATCTGGTCGCGGTACACCTGCTCATTCGGGTAAATATAGCGGTTCATGAAATCATTCAGACGTTGTCGTAGCGCATTGACCTTGTCAGAGTAAGCAAAATCCATTGTGATCCTCCAGGTGTAATCAGACATCTTCCGCTTTGACTATATCATATTTACCCGGCTTACCGGTGAAACAAGGCTCATCGTTTTCAGGCGCATTGAGTGATAACGAAAGCGAGGGAATATCTCGTACCCATTGCATGTTATCATAAGTGCATTAGCATTCTTGCCCGCGAAGTGCCACACAGCTTCCTGCTCGCTCATCATTGATTTGCTTTCCCAACTCTTCTCAGTTGGGAATATCTCGCTATTTTCCCCTGTTATAAAGAGTGAATTAGCAATCTCACGTGATGAGTGCTAGACAAAGAGAAAACCATGTGTTATAATCTGGCAATCACAAGGTGAGTCTGCTAAACCCAGACGCGATTATGAAAGTTGCTTGCAAACGAGGTAGCAGGTTAATGATAGGGTGCTTCCCTCAGGTATATCAGACCTTTCAGGTAAGTTTCCCCTTAGCCGATGTGAACGAGTAGGTAAGATTTTCATGATCGTGCTTCTAGAACAAGGAGCATAGAATTACATGAAGTGTGAACGTTGTCAACAAACCCCCGCTCGTGTGCGTGTCGACGAAATCGTCAATGGCCGCCGGGTACAGCATTACCTGTGCCAGCAGTGCGTTGAGGAGTTGATGAGCGCGATGGGGCAGACGGGCGGCCTTGACTCAGGTATGCCTGAGGACGCTCCCTCGCCTTTCGGTTTCGCTTCCAACAACGGCAATCCTGTTTCCGCTGCCGGCGCCAGGAACACGGCAACCGCCCAGCGACAGGCTAACAATAGCAAAACGCCAACTCTAGATCAATATGGACGAGACCTTACGAAAGAGGCGGCGGAGGGCAAGCTTGATCCGGCTGCCGGTCGTCAGCGCGAGCTGAAACGCGTAATCACGGTGCTGGGTCGTCGCCAAAAGAATAATCCTGTACTCATCGGCGAGCCGGGTGTAGGTAAGACAGCCATTGTCGAGGGGCTGGCACGCCGCATTCATGCCGGTGATGTTCCCGCTACGTTGCGCGGTAAGCGTATTGTAACATTGAACATTGGTGGTATGGTTGCAGGTGCCATGTTCCGCGGGCAGTTCGAGCAGCGCATCAAATCAATTCTCGAGGAACTGCGCCAGGCCGATGATGTGATCGTCTTCATAGACGAATTGCACACGGTCGTTGGAGCCGGGGCCGCCGAGGGAGCAGTTGGAGCTGCCGATATGCTGAAACCAGCGCTGGCACGTGGTGAACTGCGCTGTATCGGCGCGACTACGCTCGATGAGTACCGCAAACATATAGAGAAAGATGCCGCCCTGGAGCGCCGTTTCCAGCCAGTGCTGGTTGATGAGCCTTCGGTCGAAGAGGCTATCGAGATGCTGCGCATCGTGCGCCCCAATTACGAACTGCACCACGGCATAGGTATCACCGACGAAGCGATTGAAGCGGCTGTCAAGCTCTCTGATCGCTACATCAATGATCGCTTCCTGCCTGATAAGGCTATCGACGTGATGGACGAAGCTGCTTCAGCCTTACGCCTTGAGGCGACAGAGAAGGGCATTATTAGCCCGATCCTGATCTCCGATCTTGAGAAAGAGCTGGCAGACATCCAGGCTAAGAAGGAAGCCGCTGCAAACGCTGAAGATTACGAGCGCGCGGCTACACTGCGGCAGAAGGAACTGCAGACACAGGCCAAACTGGACAAAGCACGTGCTGAGTCTGGCAATGCTGTGACCCTGCTGGTCACTCCTGAACTGATCGCTCAAGTTGTTGAGAACTGGACAGGCGTACCCGTCAGCCAGATGGTCGAGGGAGAGCGCCAGAACCTGTTGAACCTGGAAGATGACCTGCGCAAGCGTGTGATCGGTCAGGACGAGGCTATCAGTGCTGTTTCCCGCGCTATTCGTCGCTCGCGTGCTGGATTGAAAGATCCAAAACGCCCAATTGGATCGTTCCTGTTCCTTGGTCCTACCGGTGTAGGTAAAACGGAACTGGCGAAAGCCATTGCCGCTGAACTATTCGGCGGTGAGGATAACCTGATCCGCCTGGATATGTCGGAGTACATGGAGCCGCATACGGTCTCGCGTTTGT includes these proteins:
- a CDS encoding acyl-CoA dehydrogenase family protein; protein product: MDFAYSDKVNALRQRLNDFMNRYIYPNEQVYRDQIAASGNPHHHAEIVDELKAKARAEGLWNLFLPDKEYGAGLTNLEYAPLAEIMGRVGWASEVFNCAAPDTGNMEILAQFGTPEQKQQWLMPLLDGEIRSAFAMTEPDVASSDATNIQLTIQREGDEYVLNGRKWWTSGAARERCKIFIVMGKTDPNNPDRHRQQSMVLVPKNTPGVTVVRNLPVMGYVDNESHCEVAFENVRVPVTNLLGEEGSGFAIAQARLGPGRIHHCMRAIGVSQRALELMCQRATTRVAFGKPLAEQGMIQEWIAQSYLEIEQARLLTLKAAWMIDTLGKKAAQNEIAMIKIVAPQVNTDVVDRAIQLFGGAGVSDDFPLASMWAHGRTLHIVDGPDEVHKRSLARSVIRQLTHKES
- a CDS encoding histidine phosphatase family protein translates to MEDPFLFQKANAAELFIVRHADAIPGPEEIIPSGVYDDLPLSRIGREQARALAERLGNTRFDAIYSSPLRRCLETAAPLAEQLHLTPIVVEDLKEIRLGEVRPIPKDGNDLAALYAALQERQIDIVRIAGESGNWDAIPGSEPSQAFRKRVVDTIDGIANQHIGERVLICAHGGVVNAYAAEVLGLEKDFFFPAANTSITVVRVAGTHRVLYILNDIGHMKRSMSAS
- a CDS encoding AAA family ATPase is translated as MKCERCQQTPARVRVDEIVNGRRVQHYLCQQCVEELMSAMGQTGGLDSGMPEDAPSPFGFASNNGNPVSAAGARNTATAQRQANNSKTPTLDQYGRDLTKEAAEGKLDPAAGRQRELKRVITVLGRRQKNNPVLIGEPGVGKTAIVEGLARRIHAGDVPATLRGKRIVTLNIGGMVAGAMFRGQFEQRIKSILEELRQADDVIVFIDELHTVVGAGAAEGAVGAADMLKPALARGELRCIGATTLDEYRKHIEKDAALERRFQPVLVDEPSVEEAIEMLRIVRPNYELHHGIGITDEAIEAAVKLSDRYINDRFLPDKAIDVMDEAASALRLEATEKGIISPILISDLEKELADIQAKKEAAANAEDYERAATLRQKELQTQAKLDKARAESGNAVTLLVTPELIAQVVENWTGVPVSQMVEGERQNLLNLEDDLRKRVIGQDEAISAVSRAIRRSRAGLKDPKRPIGSFLFLGPTGVGKTELAKAIAAELFGGEDNLIRLDMSEYMEPHTVSRLFGSPPGYVGHDEGGQLTEQVRRRPYSVILLDEVEKAHPEVFNALLQIMDDGRLTDGQGRTVDFKNTVVIMTSNAGSADMKRAVRIGFLPTKPENERDEQHEVIRSKAMEGLKRMFRPEFINRIDQIVVFHALGREELYQIVDLLLNQVRARLSEQHIELVVSDEVRDLLLREGFDEEYGARPLRRTIQTYVDDALADALLAGEIAPGTTAHLMLRDGKVVVEGEKVAQAA